The region CAGCACGCTGGTGCCCAATCGGTTGATGTCTTCGAACACGCCCATGATCTCGGCCGCCAGACGCGGGTCGAGGTTACCGGTGGGTTCGTCCGCCAGCAGCAAGGCCGGGCGGTGAACAATGGCGCGGGCGATACCGACGCGTTGTTGCTGGCCGGTGGACAGGTCGCCCGGGTACAGGTCGGTTTTGTCCGACAGCGCCACGCGCTCCAGCGCCGAATCCACACGTTTGACGATCTCAGCCTTGGACAGCCCGAGGATCTGCAACGGCAAGGCAATGTTATTGAACACCGTACGATCAAACAGCAACTGATGGTTCTGGAACACGACGCCAATCTGACGGCGCAGGAAAGGAATCTGCGCATTGCTGATGGTGGCCAGGTCCTGACCCGCCAGCAGCAACTTGCCGGTGGTAGGACGCTCCATCGCCAGCAACAGACGCAACAATGTACTTTTGCCGGCACCCGAGTGGCCGGTCACAAACAAAAACTCGCCGCGACGCACTCGAAAGCTCAGCTCATGCAAGCCCACATGCCCGTTGGCGTAGCGTTTACCGACCTGTTCGAATCGAATCATGAACGCTCCCGCTCGGCGAAAAGTGCCTGTACAAAGGGTTCGGCTTCAAAGGTGCGCAGGTCGTCGATGCCTTCACCGACGCCGATATAACGAATCGGCAACCCGAACTGTTTGGCCAGGGCGAAGATCACGCCGCCCTTGGCCGTGCCGTCGAGCTTAGTCAATGCCAGGCCGGTCAGTTGCACCGTCTGGTTGAATTGTTTGGCCTGGCTGATGGCGTTCTGGCCGGTGCCGGCGTCGAGCACCAGCAACACTTCGTGCGGTGCTTCGGCGTCGAGCTTGCTGATGACGCGGCGCACTTTCTTCAGCTCTTCCATCAAGTTGTCTTTGGTGTGCAGGCGACCGGCGGTATCGGCGATCAACACATCGATGTTACGGGCCTTGGCGGCTTGCACGGCATCGAAGATCACCGAGGCGGAGTCGGCGCCGGTGTGCTGGGCGATCACCGGAATCTTGTTGCGCTCACCCCAGACTTGCAGCTGCTCCACGGCGGCGGCACGGAAAGTGTCACCGGCGGCAAGCATGACTTTCTTGCCTTCCAACTGCAGTTTCTTGGCCAGCTTGCCGATGGTGGTGGTTTTGCCGGCGCCGTTGACGCCGACCACCAGGATCACGAACGGTTTGTTCGGCGTGATCACCAGCGGGGCTTCGACGGGTTTGAGCATCGCAGCCAGCTCGGCCTGCAGGGATTTGTAAAGCGCATCGGCGTCGGTCAACTGCTTGCGCGCGACCTTCTGGGTCAGGCTCTGGATGATCACCGCAGTGGCTTCGACGCCCACGTCGGCAGTCAGCAGGCGAGTTTCGATGTCTTCCAGCAGTTCATCATCAATGACCTTCTTGCCCAGGAACAGGCTGGCCATACCTTCGCCGATGCTGGCGCTGGTCTTGCTCAGGCCTTGCTTGAGACGGGCGAAGAAGCCGGTCTTGCTGGTTTCGGCGGGAACGACGACCGGCTCTGGTGCGACCGGCGGCTCGATAACGGCAGGCGCGGCAACAACCACGGGGGTCGGTGTTGGCTCTACAACTACCGGCGCAGACGCTTCGATGGCTGGCGGCGCTTCGACCACAACCGCTACCGGCTCAACCACGACAGGAATCGGCGGCGTCACGTGCTCAGCCTGCACATCTTCGACCAAGGCCACGGGCTCTTCGGCCACCGGCAGTTCCAGCCACGGTTTGTGCTCTGGCTCTGGCTCAACCTGTTCCACTGGCTGCAATACCGGCTCAGCCATCGGCAACACGATCGGCGCCGGGGTTTCAGCGACCGGTTCGGCTTCCAGTACAGGCTCTGGGATAGGCTCAGGTTGAACCTGCGACTGTTCGACGACGGTTTCCTGCGGCTTTTTGCGCAGCCATCCGAACAGGCCTTTTTTCTCGCCAGCCGCAGCTGGGCTCTTCTTGTCGTCGTTGGAACCAAACATGGAGGACGGCTATCTCAAAGTAGCGATGCGCCAGGGCGCCTCGGTAAATAAATTCGATGCAGAACAGACTGCTTTAACGCTCGCTTGTTCATGCGCAACATTTTGTAAGGCGTAAATAAAGGCCTCAACAAATCGTTTCAATAAAGGACTGAAGCGATAAAATCGGCGAAAAGTGGAAGATCGTCGGGGAAACCCACCATCTATTCCAACATTCCTACGACTGGATCCGGGACAAGATGACCGCCGCAGTGGCCGTGTCCAAATCGGATCAGTATCCTAGCACCTCCTCGCCCGCCGACGCTAAGACCAAGCGGGCAACCCAACAGGTTTAAAAACGAATGAATGCTCTAGCCCGCCGCGCCGCTGGCCTGCTGCTCGGCACAGTTTGTCTGCCCCTTTCAGCCTTGGCTGCCGACCCACAACCCACCCATGAATTCACCCTGGATAACGGCCTTAAAGTGGTCGTGCGCGAAGATCATCGTGCACCGGTGGTGGTTTCCCAGGTCTGGTACAAGGTGGGTTCGAGCTATGAAACACCGGGCCAGACCGGTTTGTCCCACGCCCTGGAACACATGATGTTCAAGGGCAGTGCCAAGGTCGGGCCAGGCGAAGCCTCGTTGATCCTGCGCGACCTGGGCGCCGAAGAAAACGCCTTCACCAGCGACGACTACACCGCCTACTACCAGGTACTGGCCCGTGATCGCCTGGGCGTCGCCTTCGAACTGGAAGCCGACCGCATGGCCAGCCTGCGCCTGCCGGCCGATGAGTTCAGCCGCGAGATCGAGGTCATCAAGGAAGAGCGCCGCCTGCGCACCGACGACAACCCAATGTCCAAGGCCTACGAGCGCTTCAAGGCCATGGCCTACCCGGCCAGCGGCTATCACACGCCGACCATCGGCTGGATGGC is a window of Pseudomonas antarctica DNA encoding:
- the ftsE gene encoding cell division ATP-binding protein FtsE, which produces MIRFEQVGKRYANGHVGLHELSFRVRRGEFLFVTGHSGAGKSTLLRLLLAMERPTTGKLLLAGQDLATISNAQIPFLRRQIGVVFQNHQLLFDRTVFNNIALPLQILGLSKAEIVKRVDSALERVALSDKTDLYPGDLSTGQQQRVGIARAIVHRPALLLADEPTGNLDPRLAAEIMGVFEDINRLGTSVLIASHDLALIARMRHRMLTLQRGRLIGDGEAGV
- the ftsY gene encoding signal recognition particle-docking protein FtsY, with translation MFGSNDDKKSPAAAGEKKGLFGWLRKKPQETVVEQSQVQPEPIPEPVLEAEPVAETPAPIVLPMAEPVLQPVEQVEPEPEHKPWLELPVAEEPVALVEDVQAEHVTPPIPVVVEPVAVVVEAPPAIEASAPVVVEPTPTPVVVAAPAVIEPPVAPEPVVVPAETSKTGFFARLKQGLSKTSASIGEGMASLFLGKKVIDDELLEDIETRLLTADVGVEATAVIIQSLTQKVARKQLTDADALYKSLQAELAAMLKPVEAPLVITPNKPFVILVVGVNGAGKTTTIGKLAKKLQLEGKKVMLAAGDTFRAAAVEQLQVWGERNKIPVIAQHTGADSASVIFDAVQAAKARNIDVLIADTAGRLHTKDNLMEELKKVRRVISKLDAEAPHEVLLVLDAGTGQNAISQAKQFNQTVQLTGLALTKLDGTAKGGVIFALAKQFGLPIRYIGVGEGIDDLRTFEAEPFVQALFAERERS